AGCCGGCCCAACTCGCCGTCCGAAGGCGAGGGCGAGAGCTCAGACAGCCGCAGCGTCAACGATGAGGGCAGCAGTGACCCCAAAGACATCGACCAGGACAATCGTAGCACGTCCCCCAGcatccccagcccccaggacaaCGAAAGCGACTCCGACTCCTCGGCCCAGCAGCAGATGCTGCAGGCCCAGCCCCCGGCCTTACAGGCTCCCAGTGGGGCCGCTCCAGCTCCCTCGTCGGCCGCGCCGGGGACCGCCCAGCCGCCCACGCCAGGGCCCACGCCCGCCACCACCGCCCCGTCACAGGGCTCCCCGTCgacctcccagccccccacccagccGCAGGCGCCCTCAGCTCCCGCTCCCCACGCCCATGTCCAGCAGGCACCTGCCCTGCACGCACAGCGGCTGCCCTCACCGCACCCCCCGCTGCAGCCGCTGACCGGGCCGTCCGGCGCCACTCCGggcccgccccacccccagccccccctGCATGGTCAGGGCCCGCCCGGCCCTCATGGCCTCCAGGCCGGGCCGCTGCTGCAGCACCCAGGCCCCCCGCAGCCCTTCGGCCTCCCTCCGCAGGCCTCCCAGGCGGCGGCCCACCCTCACGCCTCCCTGCAGCCGCCCGCCTCTCAGTCGGCGTTGCAGCCCCCGCAGCCCCCTCGGGAGCAGCCCCTGCCACCTGCGCCCTTGGCCATGCCCCACATCAAGCCCCCGCCCACCACACCCATCCCCCAGCTGCCGGCGCCCCAGGCCCACAAGCACCCGCCTCACCTCTCGGGGCCCTCGCCCTTCTCCATGAACGCCAACCTCCCGCCCCCTCCGGCCCTGAAGCCCCTGAGCTCCCTGTCCACGCACCACCCGCCCTCggcccatccccctcccctgcaGCTCATGCCCCAGAgccagcctctgccctcctcccccgcccAGCCCCCTGTGCTGACCCAGAGCCAGAGCCTggcccctgcctcccacccccccgCGGGCCTCCACCAGGTGCCCCCCCAGCCCCCGTTCGCCCAGCACCCCTTTGCCCCCgcagcccctcctcccatcaCCCCTCCGACTtgcccctccacctccacccccccagCGGGTCCTGGCCCCTCGGCCCAGCCGCCCTGCTCTGCCCCCGTCGCTGCGGGAGGCAGCGTAGCTGGGGGGGCAGCCTGCCCACTCCCCACCGTCCAGGTCAAGGAAGAGGCCCTGGACGAAGCTGAGGAGCCCGagagcccccctcccccgcctcggAGCCCGTCCCCTGAGCCCACTGTGGTGGACACCCCCAGCCACGCCAGCCAGTCCGCCAGGTATTGGTCCCCGGGAACCGGGCACGTCCGGGGCAGGGACAGCTGGGCACCTGGGGCCTCGGCAGGGACCCCAGCGAGACCCGGGCCTTTTTCAGGTTCTACAAACACCTGGACCGGGGTTACAACTCATGTGCGCGGACAGACCTGTATTTCATGCCTCTGGCGGGGTCCAAGCTGGCCAAGAAGAGGGAGGAGGCCATCGAGAAGGCCAAACGGGAGGCTGAGCAGAAGGCGCGAGAGGAGCGGGAgcgggagaaggagaaagagaaggagcgCGAGCGGGAGCGCGAGCGGGAGCGCGAGGCGGAGCGGGCGGCCGTGAGTCGGGCGGGCAGCCTGCtctgctgggggggggggctcccgaGGGCTGGTCCCCACGCTCGCCTCGGGGGTGGGCCGCCACCGCCTGGCGTCCTCTCGGCAGCCACCCGCATTACCTCTGTGTCCCAGATATGCGGACCCATCCGGGCCCCGGGTGCCCCGCCACTGCAGGGCCCGGACCTCGGCTGGGCCgggtctgggtctgggtctgggtctgggGCACGGGGGGACCCAGTTGGCTGGGCCGGCGGCCGGACACGCCCATTCCTCACGGCCTCTTTTCCTTTAGCAGAAGGCGTCCAGCTCTGCGCATGAAGGCCGCCTCGGCGACCCCCAGCTCGGTGGTCCCGGCCACATGCGGCCCTCCTTCGAGCCCCCGCCCACCACCATCGCGGCCGTTCCTCCGTATATCGGGCCCGACACACCGGCCCTCCGGACTCTGAGCGAGTACGCCCGGCCCCACGTCATGTCGCCCACCAACCGTAACCACCCCTTCTACGTGCCCCTCAACCCCACCGACCCGCTGCTGGCCTACCACATGCCCGGCCTCTACAACGTCGACCCCACCATCCGCGAGCGGGAGCTCCGGGAGCGCGAGATCCGGGAGCGTGAGATCCGGGAGCGCGAGCTGCGGGAGCGGATGAAGCCGGGCTTCGAGGTGAAGCCCCCAGAGTTGGACCCCCTGCACCCGGCCGCCAACCCCATGGAGCACTTCGCCCGGCACGGCGCCCTCACCATCCCCCCCGCCGCCGGCCCCCACCCTTTCGCGTCTTTCCACCCTGGCCTGAACCCCTTGGAGAGGGAGAGACTGGCCCTGGCGGGCCCCCAGCTGCGGCCCGAAATGAGCTACCCGGACAGACTGGCGGCCGAGCGCATTCACGCTGAGCGCATGGCCTCGCTGACCAGCGACCCCCTGGCGCGGCTGCAGATGTTCAACGTGACCCCGCACCACCACCAGCACTCCCACATCCACTcgcacctccacctccaccagcaGGACCCTCTCCACCAAGGTGGGGACTCCAGGGGGCCAAGGGCAGAGGACGTTGCCGGGGGGCGCGGCTGAGAGGTCTGCGGAGAGCGGGGCTTAGTGAGCCCCCGTCCAGCAGCGCCTGCTCTGCTGGCCGCCTCTGGGTCCTGTGGGTGAAGGGCCCGGGAGGCAGCCCTGGGGAGGGTGCCAGTCCAgctgagctgggaggagggatgctggctggggcagggctggaacGGCCCTGGGGTTCCTGTGGACCTGAAGGCCACGGGAGGGCCTTGGGCAGTCGGCCAGGCGGGCTCTGCTGATCCAGGGTCCTGGACAAAGCGAGGTTGGGGAGGCTCTGCCTGTGGGGGcgctgagggggagggggagggagaggaagaggaagggaaagccGTGGCCAGCTCTTCACTTTGCGGCTCTCCAGAGCTCCGCTGTAGGGGCGAGGAGGCCACGGAGGGTGACAGCTACTTTGGGTCGGGGTTGCTGGTGGCCCTGGTGACCAGAAGCCAGCCGTGGAGAGGAGCAGGTCCCTGGGAGTTGCTGCCAACGAGGGCAAATGGCGAGAGGCCCCCCAGAGCCCTGCACCGCCTGCATGTGCacttctgccccttttcctaggTTCAGCAGGCCCAGTTCACCCGCTGGTTGACCCCCTGACTGCTGGCCCGCACCTGGCTCGCTTTCCCTATCCCCCTGgcaccctccccagccctctgCTTGGACAGCCCCCCCATGAGCACGAGATGCTTCGCCATCCAGTTTTTGGTAAGAGCGcgcctggggaaggggtgggatggggtccagggcagagctggggtggTGGTCTGCCGCGACGTCCCCGTTCGTTCATGTATTCAGCACATATCTCCTGAGTGTTGGGAGGCTACTTGGGAACAAGGCAGGCAGACCCCTGTTCCCAGGGAGTTGGGGGTCAGGGGTATAAACGTGTATCAGGAGCCGGGACGATGGTGGGCAGGGAAGAGATAGCGGAGTGCCGAATTCAAAGGAGGGCTGAGGGCAGGCCTCTGTGAGGACCAGTCAGTAGGCTGAGGAGGACGGGGCCCAGGGGCAGGGGGTCCGGGAGCCGCACTTCTCTCTTGCAGGCGGGCGGGGGCTCTGCTCCGGTGCTCCCTGCCGGTGAGGTGGCTTCTTGCCCGTCCCCTTGGGAAGCTCCCTCCTGATCCGAGCTCCTTGCCGGCCTCATCCTGGCCTTCCTGTCTCAGAGGCTGTTCTGTGTTTGGCAGGCACCCCCTACCCCCGGGACCTGCCTGGGGCCATCCCACCCCCCATGTCGGCGGCCCACCAGCTGCAGGCCATGCACGCCCAGTCGGCGGAGCTGCAGAGACTGGCCATGGAGCAGCAGTGGCTGCACGGACACCCGCACATGCATGGTGGCCACCTCCCGAGTCAGGAAGATTATTACAggtgaggaggggctgggagggaggccagGCTCCCACCTCCCCGACCTGTgggtcccccaccccctcctgcccctcctggcTGCACCCAcactcccccccaacccccgtcGACAAGCGCCggactcctccccctccccctcggctCACCCCCACCCCTCTGCCTCTTGGGCCTACTGTGGAGCTGTCTTGAGGAGGGGAGACAGGGCGGGGGTCAGCAGTGTGGAGGCTGCCCCGGGCATCTGGGCCCTCCAGCTGCAGGCCTACCCAGGCTTGACGCtgattacttcttcctttttttttttttttttttttttccaccctcTCTTTTCAGTCGACTGAAGAAGGAAGGTGACAAGCAGTTAtaagttatttatttgttaaCGCTGGCTGTGGAAACCCCAATTCTTGGGGGAGAAACAGGACTTTTTACATACAATAGGAGctgcaaaagcaaaaagaatatcttctaaagatttctttatatatttaaaaaccccACAACTAAAAACGTCTCAGCATACTAGTGTTCGTTTGTAGAGAGGATTCCTCGAGACTGGCTTGGGTCTCCCTGCATGACAGTCCCCAGAAACTTAGTGAGGCCTGGACTGGACTGAACATTCAGAAAGCTCCCCTGCAATCTTGGGGTTtggctttagttttcttttccttccttgatttcttcagtaggTGCTAGAACCAGTTCACACCCTTCACTGTGCGTGCAGACACACTCAGTTGCGTGTGTTCCAAAACCCACAAGGTTTGCAGATAGGCAGCGTATGAGTTTGGAATCCAAgagctgtaatttttaaaaaatcttttattttaatacattgtaGGAAATCTTCATAATTTGAGGAAGTTCTGTGCATGGCTTTTTACgtctgtaaataaataattttagaacagccttttttttcttccataaactACTATTCTGATCTATTTTTTCCAGCCATGTCACTAATTGTGAATTCCTACCAGCTGTTGACAGAATACAgagttgattttttaataaaaagttatatataattaTCCCTTTAATTAAAGGGAACAGATGGGCGTTACTAGTTACAAACGGGCAAAAGCTTGGGACTAGGTTTGGGCGCAGCAGGGAGCAGCCAGGGGTTTGCAGGGACAGTGTTACAAACCGTTTCTTTGTTGTGCTGCTTTGGTTTTCACTTCTGTCTGTTCCCAGCCTGTGCTTTGCCAGCGGTGCAGACATCTGTTAGCTTGAACCTCTCATCTTGCACCAGGAGCGCAGGAGTTAGATGTCCCCCATGCTGTCTCTGAGGGATCGAAAGCTCATGTTTCTGTGTGTCAGATTGTAGATTTCCTTATAGATTTCTCTGCACACGCATTTGATTGTTCTGAATGAACTGCCTTTTTTAATATTAACTTGGACAATTTCATAAACATTCTAGAAAATCCAAGAAAACGATTCCCTGCGAGTCACTCAGCACCTATGCTTGCCAAAGGGATCTGTTAGAAATCTGCTTTGTCGTGCGTGTCGTCGTTTGGATCTTCTTGTGGTGAGGCCAGGCCATCCTTGTCACGGCCCGAGGCTGCTTTGGAGTGAGGGAGATCCCGGAGTTGGTCCGGCTGCGAGTGGCGGCCTGTGTGTTACCCCAGGAACAGGGACCCACGTCGGACAGGGAGACAACTTGGCGTCCCGCTCTTCCTCCCGGAAGCAGGACGGGGGTCACAGCCGTGGACGTGGAGTGAGAGGCAGCTCCACCTGGGGGCAGGTGGCCCAGAGAGCCCGCCTCGGCTTTCTGAGTTGCCCGCGTGCTGCACTTTCTCCAGAGCAGAGGGTGGGGAAGTTGGAAGGACATTCTGCACCTGCTGATCACGCTTTCTGCCAGGACGTGACcttttctgttcctcttctcTCAGCCTCTCGGGGGCTCTTTCTGCCGTGGTGCGCGGAGTTCCCGCCTGGGGGTCAGTGGACGTGGAGCGTGTCCAGGACCGGAGCCACAGAGGGGGCGGGTTGAGAGGCTGGCGCTTTGACCCAGAAACCAGCAGGCGATAGCTCAGATTCAGGTTCCGGATTCACACTTGCCTCAAGGGCATTTCCAGTGTCCACTAAAGCCACGTTCGGTTTCCTTTGGGACAGATAGAGGATGGTTTTGTCTGTTGAAAGTGTTCGTAGGTTTTTTCTTTcgttttctctcattccatttcTGCCTTAACTTTAGCTTCTTGGGGGGAGGCAAGCTCAGATGAACACTTTGTCATCGCTTGAGTGGCCGCGTTGGCCAGGGGCGTTTGTGTCCCCGGGGCTAGTGACGTGCCATCAGGGCGGTTCCGCTCTGCGGCCTCTACGCCTCTGAGCCGGGCCCCTTCCTGCTGGACTCGGGCGCTCCTGCTGCCCCGGCTCCTGCACGGAAGCCCCCGCCTGCTTTTCTCCCTTTGGGTGGAACGCGACGCCTCCCGCCCAGttatcctcctttctctcctctctcctctctcctctctcctctctcctctctcctctctcccctctcccctctcccctctcccctctccctctctctctctctctctctctctctctctcctctctctctctctctctctctctctctctctctctctctctctctctcgtccatttccaaagaagagagagagttGAAGTACTTGGAAGTCTGTACTTGAAAACTGTCTGAAGGCGTTTTCTCCTTAGGTTTTGGTTTTCTCCCCACGTCCCCAGGTGAAGCACTGAGATTCTTCCATTTAAAAACCCACAACCCGAAATCCTCACCTGGTCAACTGCAGCGTGTGTCGGAGGCCCCAGACCTTCACGGTGTCTTTGAAGCCCGACCCCTTGGTCTCCTTTTGGGTTTCCTCCCTTTGTTTGGAGTTGTTTTGCTTTTCCGTGTTTTATGTGTATCTTGTTCACTGTCGTCGGGTTGAGCTTCACTTCGCTGCTGCAGCAGCAGAGCGGAGTGTACATTATGATTTGCTACGTTTATATATATCTTGAAGCTAAATGTATATATGAGTAGTTTGCCATGAGATAACACAGTGTAAACAGAGTAGACACCCAGAAATTGTGACTTCTGTGTTCTCTCCATTtgagtattttgtaatttttttgaaatatttgtggacataaataaaaacaagctACACTACAGCGGCTGCGTGGACTGCGTCTCATCCCTGCGGTGGGCGGGGGAGGCGTATTGGCCGTTGTTCTGACCTGGGTCTCGCCGGGTGCggaggggcagggggatggtTTGGTTCTCTGCGTTGCCAGCACACTGCTTACCCTCCAAAACTGCTTCCAGAGAGCCCCGTCTGCACCGTCTGGGGGGAAGGGCCTCTCTGGCGGGTACACCGCCCTCGCGGGGAGGCTTCAGCCTGCTGACTCGGGACAGTCAGGACGTGCAGTGGCTCCCCAGGCAGTGGGCATTCAGTGCCCATCCGTGGGCATTGATGAATGGGCATTCATCAACCGGGGTGATGGCGTTGGGACCAGAACGCCCCCTCCTCACTCCTCTCCGTGCCGTTCGACCCGCACCTCTAATTTGTGGACGTCCTCCAAGGCGCGTGGGCCTGTGGCTCCTTCTCTGCTGAGGAGAGGTCTGAGCCACCAGCCAGGACAGTGGCCTCCTGCCCCTGGTCGCGCCTCCTGCCTGTCCCCTCTCTGCCTCTCGCCGAGGCCTGCCGGTACCCCCAGCCCGCCTTCAGCAGCTGAGGTGCCCTCCAGGTTGAGGATGCCTCCAAGCCCCATGGGGGAATCTTACCCAGTGACAGCGCACCGGGTCACCTGCAGGGTGTGCGTGTGGCCACGAGGGGGCAGCAGTCACCAGGTTGGGTTCGCGGCATTTCCTGAAGCTTCAAGACTGCCGTTGGAAATTGATATGCGCGCCTCTGTATCTGGGGTCTGGCCGTGATGATGGAGCGTGAGCAGCCCCGAGTGCTCATTGTTAGGAAACGGCCTCAAACCAGCCAGGGTCCGTCCGCCTTGTGGTGAAGGCCTGGGGGACGGCACGTGTCGGGCACCACCTAATTTAGGGCATGAGAAAGCTTTGCCAACCGGAACGGTGCAGGTGGCCTACCCATCAGTGGCCCTAGAGACACTTCCGTGCCCTCCAACAGCAGGAGCCCTGCTGGGCAGTTTGGGTAGTTGGGGGAACAAAGTGAGGGCCCTGCAGGCGCCATGGGAGGCACATGTGACTGTCGTCATGGGTCACGGATGAGAAGGTGGGATGGGGCAGTGGGGTGAGTGGGTGGAATCCAGGTGCCACCTCTGctggtctctttttttcttttttttaatttttattggaatatagttgtttcacgatgttgtgttagtttctgctgtacagcaaagtgaatctgctgtGCATATACATATCTCCCCTCCTaattggatttccttcccatttaggtcaccacagagcactgaatagagttccctgagctgtacagtaggtccttgttagttatctgtgTTATACATGGTATCGGTAGCGTATAGGGCTGTCTCTCATGTAGACTGTGCCCTTTGTGAAGCTGAAGTTTTCAGTAGGTAGGTGGGCGGACCCTCGGCCTGGGCACGGTGGCTCAGCCCCTCTGGTTCCCTGCAGTGTGGACGCAGAAAGTGGCACTTGTCAGGGCTGGGCTCACGGCTGCCACATGGGTCCTTGTCCGTGGTAAGTTCAGGTGAACGGGGCACGTCACTTAGGCAGCACCTGCGTAAGTCAAGGCCACTTACCTCCAGGGCGAGGATACACAGCAGAGAGATCAGCAGTGACCTTCCGAGAAGACATCAGATTCCAGGGCTGCGTGCACAGCTGTGCAATCGTGGACACAAAACAGCTGCTGAGGGAGGGCCAGGGTCGCGTGCTTCTGCCTGGACACACGGGGACCCTGCATCCGAGCCGCGAACACTTTGCCAACCTCAGGCGAGacccagggaggtgggagggcaccAACACAGACCCCCGATACCACCCTCAGCCTCTCCCGGCTAACCCGGTCAGTGCAGGCGTGTTCCTGAACTCGGAGCTATGGAACCAAAACAGGACCGGTTAGCCAGACACCTGGGGTCAAGCGAAGGGGCCCCAAGACCAGTGCGTGGGTCTGTCCTGCACTGGAGCTCCGAGCAGGTCCTTCCCAGGGGCCTGTGGGGACACTGAGGGATGGGGGCCCTTggcctccctgtcccctcccagggAGGGTCAGCCAGATGAGCCTGCAGGGTAGGCAGCCgctgcatgtggctgtccagctggGCTCGTTGCGGCTACAGGCTCGAGTGCGCCGTCACTGGAGTCCTGGCGCTCGGGGTTGGGCCTGGTGGGGCTACAGTTACCGTTGTTGTGGACGGAGCAGCCCAGCCTTTCCCCTGGGACTCGCCTGCCCTCACTGGGTTTTCTGTCCTCGTTGTGGGCCCTCGGGGGGCTCAGTATCCGAGGGGTCCTTTCCCCGGGTCCTCGCAGGGCTCTCAGCTGCTTCAGCGAGATTCCCCGCTGTGTGTAATTGTTTCTTCTTGGTCTCTTGGGGCCCCCAGGCTGAAGAAGCTGCCCCTGCATCGCCCCGACCCAGCTCTGTGCTTCCACGGGCACCCCGCTGCACCCCTACCCGGGCACCTCTTTCCTGGACCACGTTCCAGCGTGGGGGGATACGTGTGCTCCTTTCATGTTTGCTGGATGAATGAACAGGCCCCGCTGAGGAAGTTGCCTTGGTGCACTGTCCAAGTATGCCGCTGAGTTACAGGCGCGGACGAGCAGCTAGAAGTGCCTTTAGCCCCATCCGGGGATCTGGCCCCTCTGCTGTGGCTCCTGGAGtgacctctccctccccttcaatTTTCTTAGtcccgcaccccaccccacccccagtccccagCTATGCTCGCTCCAGGATCTCACAGCCCCTCTGGCTCCAGTCCTGGGCAAAGAGTTTTGGGTGAGGAGGGGACAACCGCTTTACGACCGTGACCTCCGGTGAACCCCTAGGGTGTGGACAGTCAGTGCCGCGAATGAGATTAAAAATAGCACTTTAGGGCAcgtcccttgtggtgcagtggttaagaatccgcctgccaatgcaggggacacatgccgcggagcaactaagcccgcgcatcacaactactgagcccgcgtgctgcaagtgctgaagcctgcgcacctagagccccgtgctccgcaactaaaagtagcccccgctcgacacaactagagaaaagctcgcgcgcagcaacgaagacccaccgcagccaaggaaaaaaaaaaatcactttaataaAGGCACTTCTTAGTAGACCCTTTTGGCCCAGGGAGAATCCCTGAGGCCGGCAGACTGCCTTAGGGCCAGTTTCTTCTGTCTACCTGACCACTGCTTGTCACTCGCAGGTCCTCTCCACTCCCCTTATTCCTTGCACGGGCTCTGCTGCAGGTCCTGCCCCAGAGCAGGTGTGAAACTCGGTCCTCACTGACATACCCAGTCTtggccaccaggtggcagtgTCTCCAAAGCCCAGGCGCCATCCCTCTGTGCCCACCAgcccgcccgcccccgcccccccccccacccgcgaCATCTGCAGCTCAGCCTGCAGGGGACAGTCAGGGTTCCCCCAACCCCCGAGCCCACCCCTCGGCTGAGACGATCAGGGGAGAGGCGTGTGGGTACCACGAGTATTTTGCAAAATAACTGATGTTTCCTGGAGGCAGGGAGCCCCGGGGGGCCGGGTGGGTTGGAGATGAAGGCGGGCAAAGGGCAACTGGAACAGGTCATGGCTGGAGCAGGGGGGAGCGGTGGCCGagaagggggctgggggctgcaggtggggtggggtgggcacagCCCAGGCGTGGATGTTACAGTGAGGGACAGACGCCCTCGCCCCCGTGCTAGCTTGTACACAGCAGGCCCTCGGTAAATCTTCGCTGGGACCCACGCCGCACCCTCAGCCCGGATGAGTTCCAAGCATCGTGGCCCCAGGATCCCCCAGCCCTGAAAAGTCCCCCTGAGCTACTGCTGCCCTGGGTGCCCCGAGTGTGCCCCCACCGCAGGACACCTGCTCCTCTCCTCCAAGTCTTCCGGCAGGAGGCTTCTCAGTGCCCTCGACCTCACAGCCAGGAAGAGGgcacagcacacaaacacacctgaGAGCAGGGAGAAGCCGGGGCGCTTCTGTCTGTTCTGGCAGATCCCAGGGAGGCCAGCTCCGTTCCCTAGAAACCTGTGGCCTGGTGTAATGGGTGTGGGGACACCTCACCCAGGCCCCGTATCCCAGCCCATGGTCTGGGGCTCGTCCACAGCCTCGGAAGCCAGAAATCAACCCGATGAGGGCTGTGGTTTCACCCTGGGTTCGCAGTGCCATGCGTAGTGTGGCTCAGGGGCCAGCGTGCTCCCTCCAGAGGAGCCTCAAGGAACAGGGTTGACCTTCAAGTTCACGGAAGGGAAGGTCAGGTGTGGATTCAAGATGCGTGGCATGGTCCTTGTCTTGTTTTCAGTGGTCTTTGTTTTAGTCTCATCCCGGGACCACAGAGCAAAGGTCTCCCTCCCTGTCCTCTGTCCACAGATGGAACCCCGCGCTCCCTCGGGGCGGACTTCCGGGGAGCAAGACCCAGGAGGCCACGGCCAGGCAGGAGGGTGGGCAGCCAAGGCCACGGGAAGGGCCCGGGGGGCTCAGAGGCAGGTCGGGGGTCAGACTCGTGGGGCAGGCGCATGACCCTGTGGGAGCTGGGCCAGCACTTAGTGCTCGTCTCAGGGCCCAGGTCCTCCTTCCcagcagagggaggagatgtACTTAGCCCCCACGGGCGAGCGGCGGTCCctctcatcaccatcatcacggCTTGAGTTTTAAGTCAATAGAGTGGTTCTCTGAGATGTGGAAATCAAGCGGCTGTGGTTCTTGGTGAGTCCCGGGCCTCCTGGCTTGGATCCTGGGTTGTGCCCACGGCCACCTGCTGCGGACAGACCGGAAGGTCAGGGCAGCTTTTTGGAGCCAGGCTGATGCTCTGCTCAGCCCACTGGTCCCGAAGAGTGCCTGACTCAGAGAGGATTCTTAGGAAAGGGAGGCTGATGACAATCCTTCCCTCGTGAGAAAGGGTTCTTCATTTACTGACAAAGTTCTAGGAAGAGGGCCCAGGGTTCGGCAAGCCAAGAGTGAGAAGGGAGACTCCCATTGCTCATCTTGCTTGCAGATTTGACGATTCTAGGCAAAAACAGCCCAGGCCAAGGACAGCCATGCAACGCCACGTTTTCTAGAAAATCCAAAGGTCTTCTAAAGCAATATAAATGTGGGGAGGATGAGTCCGGGGTCCCAGAGAAAGCATGGGAATTAAGGAGGCCCAAAGGGGCTGTGTGACTTTAAAAAGTCACcgaacctctctgtgcttcacctACACATAGAGCGGGGTATGATGAGACCTGCCTCGCTTACCTCGTGATCACGAACGGTAAAATGACATGATGTTTACCGAGTGAGTCCATGGGGAAAGGCCTCACTGATCTCAAGCAGGGCGGGCTGCTCAGAGGAGGCGGAGTTTTAGAGGGATCTTAGTCGACGAATCGGAAATCGATGGGCAGGAAGGAGGTAGAAGGACTTCACCTGCTGGAAGAGCACGAGCTCAGGCAGAATCTGTCTGGCTGAAGAGGGCTGGGTGGCTGCAGCTGCAGAGGGTGGTGGCCTCAGGGAGATGGGCGGGGCCCAGGTTGGGCGTGAGTGGCTTAGACCGGCTTTCTTAGGCCCTGGGGAGCTATGGAAGGTGctaagagggaggagaggggctcAGACCTGTTTGCAGCTCCCCCAGCACAGGGTGGAAGATGGACGGTGAGGGCAGACTGGAGACGAGCTCGTGGaccagggagggggcggggaggaagggCCTGGACCCCAGGGACCCCACGGGAGCCCCctcagctccaggagggcagcagACAGTGGCTGAAGCGGGTCTGGGGGAAGCGTGGACGAGGTGAGAAAGCTGTGGCCCATGTGGGGAGGTGGCCAAAGTCCCCTGCAGAGGGCTGTGGTTTTTGCACCCAACTCTCCCTAACTGGTCAGGACAAGATGGTGGGACACGTTAGCTGCCCATAAACCAGACTCTCCTCAGGGGCTGGCAAGGGGCCGGGACGCCTGTTGCTTGTTTGGGCCTTCTGGTCAGTGTGTCCTGTGTGTCCCCCAAACATCAGGACCGTGCAGTGAGGGTATGAGTGACCAGGGCCCAGTGCAGCGGGTACGACGATGACTGGGCGCACCCCTCCCTGCTCGGCGTGCACAGTACGGGGAAAGGACCCGCCCGGGTGCACCAGGAAGGGGCCCAGCCAGCTCGCGGTGGCTCGCGGTGTCCACTGATGGAAGATGACGAGAAGCCCCGTGGCGAAGGATCTCGACACCCGCAAGAAGTTGGAGGCTCATCCAGGTCCATAAACAGCACTGGAAGATGGTGGGCACGGGTGGGCGGGTGAAGTCCAAGGGCAGGATGGGCGTTCACCAGGGACGTCGGCTCCACCTTCTGCAGTTCCCACCTTATGGGGCATTTCACAGTCTGAGCTTTTGGTCCCTTGAACACACCAGACCCCCATGGGGTCTCCCGACCCCATCACCCATCCTCCTACCCTGCTTGTGTTCTTCCCAGCACTTGG
This sequence is a window from Globicephala melas chromosome 1, mGloMel1.2, whole genome shotgun sequence. Protein-coding genes within it:
- the RERE gene encoding arginine-glutamic acid dipeptide repeats protein isoform X4, with amino-acid sequence MDHAFSPCRRLNSTQGEIRVGPSHQAKLPDLQPFPSPDGDTVTQHEELVWMPGVNDCDLLMYLRAARSMAAFAGMCDGGSTEDGCVAASRDDTTLNALNTLHESGYDAGKALQRLVKKPVPKLIEKSWTEDEVKRFVKGLRQYGKNFFRIRKELLPNKETGELITFYYYWKKTPEAASSRAHRRHRRQAVFRRIKTRTASTPVNTPSRPPSSEFLDLSSASEDDFDSEDSEQELKGYACRHCFSTTSKDWHHGGRENILLCTDCRIHFKKYGELPPIEKPVDPPPFMFKPVKEEDDGPSGKHSMRTRRSRGSMSTLRSGRKKQPASPDGRASPINEDIRSSGRNSPSAASTSSNDSKAETVKKSAKKVKEEASSPLKSTKRQREKVASDTDEADRTSSKKTKTQEISRPNSPSEGEGESSDSRSVNDEGSSDPKDIDQDNRSTSPSIPSPQDNESDSDSSAQQQMLQAQPPALQAPSGAAPAPSSAAPGTAQPPTPGPTPATTAPSQGSPSTSQPPTQPQAPSAPAPHAHVQQAPALHAQRLPSPHPPLQPLTGPSGATPGPPHPQPPLHGQGPPGPHGLQAGPLLQHPGPPQPFGLPPQASQAAAHPHASLQPPASQSALQPPQPPREQPLPPAPLAMPHIKPPPTTPIPQLPAPQAHKHPPHLSGPSPFSMNANLPPPPALKPLSSLSTHHPPSAHPPPLQLMPQSQPLPSSPAQPPVLTQSQSLAPASHPPAGLHQVPPQPPFAQHPFAPAAPPPITPPTCPSTSTPPAGPGPSAQPPCSAPVAAGGSVAGGAACPLPTVQVKEEALDEAEEPESPPPPPRSPSPEPTVVDTPSHASQSARFYKHLDRGYNSCARTDLYFMPLAGSKLAKKREEAIEKAKREAEQKAREEREREKEKEKEREREREREREAERAAQKASSSAHEGRLGDPQLGGPGHMRPSFEPPPTTIAAVPPYIGPDTPALRTLSEYARPHVMSPTNRNHPFYVPLNPTDPLLAYHMPGLYNVDPTIRERELREREIREREIRERELRERMKPGFEVKPPELDPLHPAANPMEHFARHGALTIPPAAGPHPFASFHPGLNPLERERLALAGPQLRPEMSYPDRLAAERIHAERMASLTSDPLARLQMFNVTPHHHQHSHIHSHLHLHQQDPLHQGSAGPVHPLVDPLTAGPHLARFPYPPGTLPSPLLGQPPHEHEMLRHPVFGTPYPRDLPGAIPPPMSAAHQLQAMHAQSAELQRLAMEQQWLHGHPHMHGGHLPSQEDYYSRLKKEGDKQL